The following coding sequences are from one Heliomicrobium undosum window:
- a CDS encoding ECF transporter S component, which translates to MNITLLTRTALLLALALLFTQVKLQWVSGPAVNALLIIATAANGLWSGVLLGALTPVLAFLGGFMPLVFVVPVIAAGNILFCVTFAWLHKRNGMAAVAAGATLKFLLLALSVNYLIQVPPPVAKALSLPQLFTALAGGALALLLLRYLPARD; encoded by the coding sequence ATGAACATTACTTTACTGACCCGAACGGCGCTGTTATTGGCCTTGGCCCTGCTGTTTACGCAGGTAAAACTCCAGTGGGTTTCCGGTCCGGCTGTCAATGCCCTTCTGATCATCGCGACGGCTGCCAACGGCCTATGGAGCGGCGTCCTATTAGGGGCCTTAACACCAGTGCTGGCTTTTTTGGGAGGCTTCATGCCTTTGGTTTTCGTGGTGCCCGTTATCGCCGCCGGGAATATCCTCTTTTGTGTGACCTTCGCCTGGCTGCATAAAAGAAACGGAATGGCGGCTGTGGCGGCGGGAGCGACGTTGAAGTTTCTCCTCTTGGCCTTATCTGTCAACTACCTGATCCAAGTCCCGCCGCCGGTTGCCAAGGCGCTTTCTTTGCCGCAACTGTTCACGGCTTTGGCTGGCGGGGCTTTGGCATTGCTGTTGCTGCGTTACTTGCCGGCAAGGGATTAA